In Malassezia vespertilionis chromosome 8, complete sequence, a genomic segment contains:
- the VPS36 gene encoding amidase (COG:U; EggNog:ENOG503P0KE; BUSCO:EOG09262LQT; SECRETED:SignalP(1-16)), whose protein sequence is MAAAFVPWCVPGAALGALLARDETLVASQAGVGMYDGDQKVPSMNDGTLVLTTHRLVYVDARLPRTNSVFVRLAWIKQTEHYAGFLRSSPKITLLVRVQAAARRAEWTCAVCGTVNVPRPDEARCGVCGVVVVEKEQVACRACTYLNDVQRTQCEMCETDLGDAPHTVKFSFRRGGDAPFYAALRDALQTKPWAHEWVRAGGIDGALRADERAAAPSADAFQDLSALMAQAKQLVEVAANMRTQLERRERSLAQDGRASQDEAGSMLQSALVRIGLAAPAVTPDMVRDEEEYHRELALELAQVLLGDARAPGLMGAAEEQGAGVVALDEVWGVWNRLRGIALVSPKVMRAAVAYLPHVARPSIQVRVLGSGLAVLHTARFEDGAFEARLLAYAAALNEDVPVPQYGLTTMSIAERERIPMALCLELLHGIERRGAIARDVCGTQDTRWFSNRIMESV, encoded by the coding sequence ATGGCCGCTGCGTTTGTGCCGTGGTGCGTGCCAggggcggcgctcggcgcgctgctcgcgcggGACGAGACGCTTGTCGCGTCTCAGGCAGGCGTTGGCATGTACGACGGCGACCAAAAGGTGCCGTCGATGAACGACGGCACGCTTGTGCTCACGACGCACCGACTTGTGTACGTCGACGCACGCCTGCCGCGCACCAACTCCGTCTTTGTGCGCCTCGCGTGGATCAAGCAAACGGAGCACTACGCGGGTTTTCTGCGCAGCAGCCCGAAAATTAcgctgctcgtgcgcgtgcaggcggcggcgcgccgggcggaatggacgtgcgcggtgtgcggcacggtgaatgtgccgcgcccCGACGAAGCGCGGTGCGGAGTGTGCGGCGTTGTGGTTGTGGAAAAAGAGCAGGTtgcatgccgcgcgtgcacgTACCTCAAcgacgtgcagcgcacgcagtgcGAAATGTGCGAGACGGATttgggcgatgcgccgcacacggTGAAATTCAGTTTCCGGCGGggcggcgacgcgccgttttacgcggcgctgcgcgatgcgctgcagacaaAGCCATGGGCACACGAATGGGTGCGTGCCGGTGGGATCGATGGCGCACTGCGTGCtgacgagcgcgccgcggcgcccagcgccgacgctTTCCAGGACTTGTCGGCGCTCATGGCGCaggccaagcagcttgTAGAGGTAGCCGCCAACATGCGCACTCAgctggagcggcgcgagcgcagcttgGCCCAGGATGGGCGTGCGTCGCAGGACGAGGCGGGCTCAATGCTCCAGTCCGCACTCGTGCGTATTGGcctcgcagcgccggcaGTGACGCCGGATatggtgcgcgacgaagaagagTACCACCGCGAgctggcgctggagctGGCGCAGGTTTTGCTGGGCGATGCACGTGCGCCGGGGCTGATGGGCGCGGCCGAGGAGCAGGGCGCGGGCGTGgtggcgctggacgaggtGTGGGGAGTATGGAATCGCTTGCGTGGGATCGCGCTGGTATCGCCAAAGGTGATGCGTGCGGCAGTGGCGTACCTTCCGCACGTAGCACGGCCGAGCATTcaggtgcgtgtgctggGCTCGGGCCTCGCTGTATTGCACACCGCACGCTTTGAGGACGGCGCGTTTGAGGCGCGGCTTTTGGCGTACGCTGCCGCGCTGAATGAAGacgtgcctgtgccgcagTACGGGCTTACTACCATGTCGAtcgcagagcgcgagcgtATCCCAATGGCGCTCTGCTtggagctgctgcatggGATCGAGCGACGTGGCGcaattgcgcgcgatgtgTGCGGGACGCAGGATACACGATGGTTTAGCAATAGGATCATGGAGAGTGTTTAG
- the PFS2 gene encoding pre-mRNA cleavage and polyadenylation factor (CPF) complex subunit (COG:A; EggNog:ENOG503NUVK; BUSCO:EOG09261LPY), with protein MARVAENAAPGAGRCTPRWQPTLYRESSKAPIPDTHETEEIAALAVGIAAGYEGRRMRRYMHRRIVDYWGTIPQWEMERAQRSTVRNEVFLRPSPHQVVRMLPPYAYGESSSSVASVLAHTSTNKIRCPINVVRWMPDGRRLLTGSTSGEFTLWNGLTFNFETILQAHDSAVRAMEWSHSGSWLVSCDQNGQIKYFQSNMNNVQAFTGHRDAIRGLSFSPDDQHFVTASDDSALKIWSFDEAQEEGTLKGHGWEVKCVDWHPTQSLLVSGSKDNLVKFWDPRTGTELGTLHGHKNTVQTCQWSPDGNLVATGSRDQSIRLYDVRAMKELYTLKGHGKEVCSVDWHPVHHDLFVSGGSEGAMLYWSLRSTTPESPLLTMETAHESNVWSLQWHPLGHLIASGSNDHTTRFWSRSRPGEKAEEKDTAENEEHRWQTSDAWGDDVIPGLAGRDDANRAVFSAPMHDETIPGLGSAHAPAAEQRQRARPADRWRSNDGWY; from the coding sequence ATGGCGCGCGTAGCAGaaaatgcggcgccggGTGCTGGGCgttgcacgccgcgctggcagCCCACGCTGTACCGCGAGTCGTCCAAAGCACCTATACCCGATACACACGAGACCGAAGAAATagccgcgcttgccgtgGGGATTGCTGCAGGCTACGAAGGCCGCCGCATGCGGCGGTACATGCACCGACGCATTGTCGACTACTGGGGCACGATCCCTCAGTGGGagatggagcgcgcgcagcggagCACAGTGCGCAATGAAGTGTTTTTGCGCCCGAGTCCCCACCAAGTAGTGCGGATGCTGCCGCCGTATGCGTACGGCGAGTCGAGTTCCTCTGTGGCGAGcgtcctcgcgcacactTCTACGAACAAGATACGCTGTCCCATCAATgtcgtgcgctggatgccTGATGGGCGGCGCCTGCTTACGGGCTCGACCAGCGGCGAGTTTACACTTTGGAACGGGCTCACGTTTAATTTCGAAACGATTCTCCAAGCGCACGACtcggccgtgcgcgccatggaaTGGTCGCATTCCGGCTCTTGGCTTGTTTCTTGCGACCAGAATGGCCAGATCAAATACTTTCAGAGCAATATGAACAATGTACAGGCGTTCACGGGCCACCGCGACGCGATTCGCGGCCTGAGCTTCTCCCCCGACGACCAGCATTTTGTCACGGCGAGCGACGACAGCGCGCTCAAGATATGGAGCTTTGATGAGGCGCAGGAGGAAGGGACGCTAAAAGGTCATGGGTGGGAAGTCAAATGTGTTGACTGGCACCCCACCCAGTCTTTGCTTGTGTCTGGCAGCAAGGACAACCTTGTCAAGTTTTGGGATCCACGTACGGGCACGGAGCTTGGGACGCTGCACGGACACAAGAACACGGTGCAGACATGCCAATGGAGTCCGGACGGGAATCTTGTCGCCACTGGCTCGCGCGATCAGTCGATTCGCTTGTACGACGTGCGTGCGATGAAGGAACTGTACACGCTGAAAGGTCACGGCAAGGAGGTGTGCAGTGTGGACTGGCATCCCGTGCACCACGACTTATTTGTGTCCGGTGGATCGGAAGGTGCGATGCTGTATTGGTctctgcgctcgacgacgcCCGAGTCGCCGCTGCTCACGATGGAGACGGCGCACGAATCGAATGTGTGGAGCTTGCAGTGGCATCCACTGGGCCACTTGATTGCGAGCGGTAGCAACGACCATACAACGCGGTTTtggtcgcgctcgcgtccAGGCGAGAAGGCCGAAGAAAAAGACACGGCGGAGAATGAAGAGCATCGATGGCAGACGAGCGATGCATGGGGCGACGACGTGATTCCCGGATTGGCTGGTCGAGACGATGCAAACCGCGCTGTATTTTCCGCACCCATGCACGACGAGACGATCCCTGGTCTTggcagcgcgcatgcgcctgcggcCGAGCAAcgacagcgcgcgcggcccgCCGATCGCTGGCGCTCGAACGACGGCTGGTATTAG
- the ALG3_2 gene encoding dolichyl-P-Man:Man5GlcNAc2-PP-dolichol alpha-1,3-mannosyltransferase (TransMembrane:8 (i45-65o440-462i523-546o558-580i587-605o611-629i650-669o704-727i); COG:G; COG:O; EggNog:ENOG503NW6D; BUSCO:EOG092619GP), with the protein MSAAVPTVAPPAQQVPDASAALVDPRLVRSLTIKRRIVQSMADMLRAYCAVLLLAALVLLAGLAVPASPFSRGIYVDENALHPGQTTAAWDWDQVKYADTVSEQLLAYAQQENDGARIDYMCAELASFGLAPHTQNYTFHVPGRAIHGRNVYARSYTPRIDGREAMVLAAPWHSRWKARPGNATLPYTPHGAQRALNIRGVAAALALAKHLTSIPYWSKDLIVILSDGHLDGMQAWASSYFGAPTPALCADDVQDGGAQIWNALALDFPGEHYRLCSLLHEGRDGLLPNLDTLNTVVATMDSAYMGDDVRLHGAPDKSSWSLDTLVSFGIPRGPLAKLERRLLGRDGLQTYLTHWKALLAQWRLQLAGHPSGVHGVLLPFHIDGVTLFGEPADGPLGFWEMGRISEGTLRAFSNLIERLHHSQFFYLLQSPWRFVQIGTYLFIPLLVSAALTLTGLALWNALGTRRDVHRAMLVARLAPNTHSVRLERPTWTETMQSAKHLAPPVQAEFSAAFLALARPVWPAMLCVAVCALGGVASMVIAVHAPLHCAANGVRHCPSVWALSAVAMAVPLLVSVGAYAMRVRMMPLATCLHAFGLLHTGMVASVLAPLNFAQASSMALVIAVVAYSLVPPWGTRCDRPVRTGACASVHYAIHFAMMAAAVPSVLLLLAELGASLGAAPYALDQLRSVVEGAIVDHHVLRTSTFMFVFLGYLPALLELATACCMYWLTVME; encoded by the coding sequence ATGTCTGCCGCCGTGCCAACCGTGGCGCCGCCAGCACAGCAAGTGCCcgatgcaagcgcggctcTTGTGGACCCCCGCCTAGTGCGCTCGCTGACGatcaagcgccgcattgtGCAGTCTATGGCAGACATGCTGCGGGCGTATTGTGCCGTTCTgcttctcgccgcgcttgtCCTTCTTGCGGGCCTCGCCGTACCTGCCTCGCCATTTAGCAGGGGTATATACGTCGACGAGAATGCACTGCATCCAGGCCAGACCACTGCGGCATGGGACTGGGATCAGGTCAAGTACGCCGACACGGTATCCGAACAACTCTTGGCGTATGCCCAGCAAGAGAATGACGGTGCACGGATTGACTACATGTGCGCTGAGCTAGCCTCTTTTGGGCTTGCACCGCACACGCAAAACTACACGTTCCACGTTCCGGGCCGCGCCATCCATGGTCGGAATGTGTACGCTCGGAGCTATACACCGCGCATCGATGGGCGCGAGGCCATggtccttgccgcgccCTGGCATAGCCGTTGGAAAGCGCGCCCAGGCAATGCGACGTTGCCCTACACTCCGCACGGCGCCCAACGCGCGCTCAACATACGtggcgtcgctgccgcgctcgcgctggccaagcacTTGACGAGCATTCCCTACTGGAGCAAGGATCTGATTGTGATTCTCAGCGACGGGCACTTGGATGGTATGCAAGCATGGGCATCCTCCtactttggcgcgccgacccCTGCGTTATGCGCCGACGACGTGCaggacggcggcgcgcagatatggaatgcgctcgcgctcgacttCCCCGGCGAGCACTACCGCCTATGTTCTCTCCTGCACGAAGGCCGCGATGGCCTTTTGCCCAACCTCGATACGCTCAACACGGTCGTGGCGACGATGGACAGTGCGTACATGGGCGACGACGTGCGgctccacggcgcgccggacaAGAGCAGCTGGTCGCTCGATACGCTTGTCTCTTTTGGCATTCCACGCGGGCCGTTGGCCAAACTCGAGCGTAGGCTGCTGGGGCGCGATGGGCTCCAGACGTATTTGACCCACTGGAAGGCACTGCTAGCGCAGTGGCGTCTCCAGCTGGCGGGCCATcccagcggcgtgcacggcgtgcTGCTTCCTTTTCATATCGACGGCGTCACATTGTTTGGCGAGCCTGCCGATGGCCCGCTTGGGTTCTGGGAGATGGGCCGCATCAGCGAAGGCACCCTGCGCGCATTCTCGAATCTGatcgagcgcctgcaccaCTCGCAGTTCTTCTATCTGCTCCAGTCTCCCTGGCGCTTTGTGCAGATCGGCACGTACCTATTTATTCCCCTACTCGTCTCTGCAGCGCTCACACTCACGGGATTGGCGCTGTGGAATGCGCTGGGaacgcgccgcgacgtgcaccgcgccatgcttgTCGCGCGTCTAGCGCCAAACACACACAGCGTACGCCTCGAGCGGCCTACGTGGACAGAGACAATGCAaagcgccaagcacctTGCTCCGCCAGTGCAGGCGGAAttcagcgccgcatttctcgcgcttgctcgcCCCGTGTGGCCTGCGATGCTCTGCGTTGCGGTCTGTGCGCTTGGTGGCGTAGCCAGCATGGTCATTGCAGTACACGCACCGCTACATTGTGCGGCAAACGGCGTGCGCCATTGTCCATCGGTGTGGGCGCTGAGTGCGGTGGCTAtggccgtgccgctgctcgtcAGTGTTGGTGCGTACGCGATGCGTGTGAGAATGATGCCGCTGGCGACGTGCCTGCACGCGTTTGGGCTCTTGCACACGGGAATGGTGGCCAGTGTGCTTGCACCGCTCAACTTTGCACAGGCGTCGAGCATGGCACTGGTCATTGCCGTCGTTGCATACAGCCTTGTGCCGCCGTGGGGAACGCGCTGCGATCGTCCggtgcgcacaggcgcgtgTGCCTCGGTGCATTATGCGATCCATTTTGCTATGATGGCAGCGGctgtgccgagcgtgctgctgcttttggccgagcttggcgcgtcgctgggcgctgcgccgtacgcACTCGACCAGCTGCGGTCCGTCGTGGAAGGCGCGATCGTGGACCACCATGTCTTGCGCACGTCTACGTTTATGTTTGTGTTTCTTGGGTACCTACCTGCGCTGCTAGAATTGGCGACCGCCTGCTGTATGTACTGGCTCACTGTGATGGAGTAG
- a CDS encoding uncharacterized protein (EggNog:ENOG503NZTD; BUSCO:EOG09263SZM; COG:H) has translation MARCFAPQWRSAQRAFCTGTSERLSSYSSVDPVDIAHFARLAEHWWDEDGEFKPLHRMNRVRVQFMREKLDEVYGWDAAMADVLGKPIAARAAPAEFLRGTRLLDIGSGGGILTESAARLGASVTGVDATEANIRTALLHAEQDPSLHVRTDPHTSQAHSLAYVHGTAESLLASGKQYDIVTAMEVVEHVHEPAEFLRCIGSLLRPGGHLFLSTMSRTALSYVLTIFLAENVLRAVTPGTHRHAQYINPHEMVEFFKTMGWIRTGDPDAVPRARLSNGAPVAPVPPRLQFETRGTMYLPVLDRWVLAPQRVADAQATAQNTPRWIPSALGGAQRITEQCNYFFWVRKPLDA, from the exons atggcgcgctgtttCGCACCGCagtggcgcagtgcgcagcgtgcattcTGTACCGGCACATCAGAACGTCTGTCATCCTACTCGTCTGTGGACCCTGTCGATATCGCACactttgcgcggcttgcCGAGCACTGGTGGGACGAGGACGGGGAATTCAAGCCGCTGCACAGGATGAaccgcgtgcgcgtgcagttTATGCGCGAGAAGCTCGACGAGGTGTATGGATGGGATGCAGCGATGGCAGacgtgcttggcaagccgatcgcggcgcgcgcggcgccggcggaaTTCCTCCGCGGgacgcgcctgctcgaTATCGggagcggcggcggcattTTGACCGAG agcgccgcgcgactgGGCGCTAGTGTTACTGGTGTGGATGCTACCGAGGCAAACatccgcaccgcgctgTTACACGCCGAGCAGGATCCAAGCCTGCACGTTCGCACCGATCCGCACACGTCACAAGCGCATTCGCTCGCGTACGTGCATGGGACGGCCGAGTCGCTGCTTGCGTCCGGCAAGCAATATGATATCGTGACTGCGATGGAGGTTGTCGAGCATGTGCACGAGCCTGCCGAGtttctgcgctgcatcggGAGCCTCTTGCGGCCGGGCGGGCACCTATTTCTCTCTACCATgtcgcgcactgcgctctCCTACGTTTTGACTATTTTTCTCGCGGagaatgtgctgcgcgcagtgaCGCCCGGCACACACCGGCACGCCCAGTACATCAATCCCCACGAAATGGTCGAGTTTTTCAAGACGATGGGCTGGATTCGCACTGGCGATCCGGAtgcggtgccgcgcgcgcgtctttccaacggcgcgcctgtggcgcctgtgccgccgcgcctgcaatTTGAGACGCGCGGCACCATGTATCTGCCCGTGCTGGACCGGTgggtgcttgcgccgcagcgcgtcgcggatgcgcaagcgacgGCGCAAAATACACCGCGCTGGATTccctcggcgctgggcggagcgcagcgtatCACGGAGCAATGCAACTACTTTTTCTGGGTGCGCAAGCCGCTGGATGCGTGA
- the CLU1 gene encoding Intracellular distribution of mitochondria (BUSCO:EOG09261OXV; COG:J; EggNog:ENOG503NVWU) codes for MAAPPDPPAEYAQTFELLLELPPRPLLPKNVKKLGLPDTPAPLRIAVTPQETLSDLRATIHDSPEGYWLGAFSFCRPGDKTRAVDEWVELSEIFAEPEERTLCVTHVPYNETEARAHIQRLRDLLTGGQADPSALTLDAGISVQDAVVHPEAWAPDEPSTATWHGWPPEETCALLPAAARKARVLPRCVRTMALSAWNPPPQPRVLQGDLLYLHLDTLEGESLHMTASVRGFFVNRSTGRRFDPRLREGAPVSASLFDLLYATSPLFLQNFAALFNDPVSTRDYFSALPVTNMLPSAPWLAREPKHDADLMRSQTAFLLTGATSSDTLDSSRDWNEELQSLRELPRSTLAERLMRDRALNRLHAELTLAATRAVPRIAAGGVTPMNPSDEPETHMYLFNNLFISKGLDGVHVYDSAGGDEAAHVAVSKDVQGVRMVSAADPQGISLLGTIVVDWLGERWVVQSIVPGLFRSVPEQHASEETAAAAVAYGGVEGPETIHTDPAFASLLAPLAQRLHLAQHTVQDAHGKEHSLAMSVDTKGLRGADGRKYLLDLSRTCPLDAAWLEHDMDSAVLEGSAAPHYPHRIVLLRPELVEQFWQHRLHVYAREKLEKQGIEATPETRVDVADFDLALNPDALVAYKVQGAQVVPNKDLGDPSVQAVLDAGAFMRDVTIPRLVADVAAGAATAADGIALSQQMHARGINMRYLGRIAHLCQPSFDTDRGRGADALLLAFRRVALQEMVVRAAKHCLRAHLRGVDIAHAGACIAHFANCLLSHATSAAPAQDSTACASLSSATLAEAIHQQVRMRFRFELPATYLAQDARKPQLLRAFAICMGIQLRLRDYLPASASPTQGTKERAQRLPFQPEDVLNVVPVVKSAASKSALVEEAFEAGRIAFTRGECELGTELMLEGIGFHEQVYGLVHPETARCYAAFASLAHSYVMERARQKDTDKEQHAKDSPVAAESITLEAAQRFQQQAVTISERTLGLDHPDTMTQYMNLAVIERALGKVDRALRYQHRVLVLWQLLYGRDHPDMVHTLSFIALLVQAQREFSTSLQVYLLAYDLSVRLFGKDSLYTGNMAHELSQAHTLAGDLKEAIRVEKEASRIFESHLGSGDALAQESHRFLSSLTSSAVRLAKVKQEQAKQGAPAQGLPSARARRTK; via the coding sequence atggccgcgccgccagacCCCCCTGCAGAGTATGCGCAGACGTTTGAGCTACTGCTTGAGCTCCCGCCCCGGCCTCTGCTCCCGAAGAATGTCAAAAAGCTTGGCCTTCCCGATACCCCGGCGCCGTTGCGCATTGCCGTGACGCCGCAAGAAACGCTCagcgatttgcgcgcgacgatccACGACAGCCCCGAGGGGTACTGGCTCGGCGCTTTTTCTTTCTGCCGGCCTGGcgacaagacgcgcgccgtggacGAGTGGGTGGAGCTGTCCGAAATCTTTGCCGAGCCCGAGGAGCGCACCTTGTGCGTTACACACGTGCCGTACAACGAGACggaagcacgcgcgcatatccagcgcctgcgcgaccTGCTCACCGGCGGCCAAGCCGATCCCAGTGCCCTCACGCTTGATGCAGGCATTTCCGTCCAGGACGCGGTGGTGCATCCCGAGGCGTGGGCGCCGGACGAGCCAAGCACTGCTACATGGCATGGATGGCCGCCGGAAGAAAcgtgtgcgctgctgcctgcggccgcgcgcaaggcgcgtgtgctgcCGCGCTGTGTGCGCACGATGGCACTTAGCGCGTGGAatccgccgccgcagccccGCGTGCTGCAAGGCGACCTGCTCTATCTCCAcctcgacacgctcgaAGGCGAATCGCTGCACATGActgcgagcgtgcgcggcttTTTTGTGAACCGCAGCACGGGCCGGCGCTTTGATCCGCGTTTGCGCGAAGGCGCACCGGTCTCTGCATCGCTGTTTGACCTTCTCTACGCCACGAGCCCCCTCTTTTTGCAAAattttgcggcgctcttcAACGACCCCGTCTCCACGCGCGACTACTTTTCCGCACTGCCCGTGACAAACATGCTTCCTTCTGCGCCATGGCTTGCACGCGAGCCAAAACACGACGCGGACCTCATGCGCTCCCAAACGGCGTTCTTGCTCACGGGCGCGACCTCCTCGGATACGCTTGACTCCTCGCGCGACTGGAACGAGGAGCTGCAGTCTCTGCGCGAGCTTccgcgctcgacgctggCCGAGCGCTTGATGCGCGATCGTGCTTTGAACCGTTTGCATGCAGAACTGACGctcgccgcgacgcgcgcagtaCCGAGGATCGCTGCCGGCGGCGTCACGCCCATGAATCCCAGCGATGAGCCCGAGACGCACATGTACCTGTTCAACAACCTGTTCATCTCCAAAGGCCTGGACGGTGTGCACGTGTATGACAGTGCGGGCGGCgacgaagcggcgcatgttgCGGTGAGCAAAGATGTACAAGGCGTTCGGATGGtcagcgccgcggatcCCCAAGGTATTTCTCTTCTTGGCACCATCGTGGTCGATTGGCTTGGCGAGCGTTGGGTGGTGCAGAGCATCGTCCCCGGCCTCTTTCGCAGCGTGCCCGAGCAGCACGCTTCAGAAGAGAcggctgctgctgcggTGGCCTACGGCGGCGTCGAAGGCCCCGAGACGATCCACACGGACCCCGCCTTTGCTTCGTTGCTAGCGCCCCTTGCACAGCGTCTGCATCTTGCCCAGCACACGGTCCAGGACGCGCATGGCAAGGAGCACTCGCTGGCCATGAGCGTCGACACGAAAgggctgcgcggcgccgacggccGCAAGTATCTTTTGGATCTTTCACGCACATGCCCTCTCGATGCTGCTTGGCTCGAGCACGACATGGacagcgccgtgctggagggcagcgccgcgccgcactaTCCCCACCGCATCGTTTTGCTGCGCCccgagcttgtcgagcagTTCTGGCAGCACCGCCTGCATGTatacgcgcgcgaaaaactCGAGAAGCAAGGCATCGAAGCGACGCCAGAGACGCGCGTCGACGTTGCCGACTTTGACCTGGCACTGAATCCAGATGCACTTGTTGCGTACAAGGTCCAGGGCGCCCAAGTCGTCCCAAACAAGGACCTCGGCGACCCCAGCGTCCAAgccgtgctcgatgcggGTGCTTTTATGCGCGACGTTACGATCCCTCGCTTGGTTGCCGACGTCGCTGCGGGCGCTGCCACGGCGGCCGACGGAATTGCATTGTCgcagcaaatgcacgcgcgcggtATCAACATGCGCTACTTGgggcgcattgcgcaccTCTGCCAGCCGTCTTTTGACACTGACAGGGGCAGGGGCGCCGACGCACTCTTGCTTGCCTTCCGccgcgtggcgctgcaagaaatggtcgtgcgtgcggcaaagcactgcttgcgcgcacacttgcgcggcgtcgacattgcgcatgccggcgcgtgcattgcgcactTTGCCAACTGTCTCTTGTCGCACGCCACAAGCGCGGCACCGGCACAAGACAGCAccgcgtgcgcatcgctcaGCTCCGCGACGCTTGCCGAAGCGATTCACCAACAGGTCCGCATGCGCTTCCGCTTCGAGCTCCCTGCTACGTACTtggcgcaggatgcgcgcaagccgcagctgctgcgtgcgtTTGCGATATGCATGGGCATCCAACTCCGCCTGCGTGACTATCTGCCCGCATCTGCGTCTCCGACGCAAGGCACAAAggagcgtgcacagcgcttgCCGTTCCAGCCAGAAGACGTGCTGAATGTGGTGCCGGTCGTGaagagcgctgcatccaagagtgcgcttgtcgaggaAGCGTTCGAGGCGGGTCGGATCGCCTTTACCCGTGGCGAGTGTGAGCTTGGTACGGAGCTCATGCTCGAGGGCATCGGGTTCCACGAACAGGTATATGGCCTTGTGCATCCCGAAACTGCGCGGTGCTACGCGGCGTTTGCCTCGCTTGCCCACTCGTACGTGATGGAGCGCGCGAGGCAGAAAGACACAGACAAAGAACAGCACGCAAAGGACTCTCCAGTCGCTGCCGAGTCCATCACGCTcgaggctgcgcagcgtttcCAGCAGCAGGCCGTGACGATTTccgagcgcacgcttggccTCGACCACCCCGACACCATGACCCAGTACATGAACCTTGCCGTGATCGAGCGTGCACTGGGGAAAGTCGATCGTGCACTGCGCTACCAACACCGCGTTCTTGTGCTCTGGCAGCTGCTCTACGGTCGGGATCATCCCGATATGGTGCACACGCTTTCTTTTATTGCACTGCTCGTccaagcacagcgcgagtTTAGCACCTCGCTACAAGTCTACCTACTGGCCTATGATCTCTCTGTCCGCCTGTTTGGAAAAGACAGTCTCTACACGGGCAATATGGCGCACGAACTGAGCCAGGCGCACACACTCGCCGGCGACCTCAAAGAGGCGATCCGCGTGGAGAAGGAGGCGAGCCGCATCTTTGAGTCGCAcctcggcagcggcgatgcactggcCCAAGAGTCGCACCGCTTCCTTTCCTCCCTCACATCCTCtgccgtgcgcttggcaaaGGTGAAGCAGGAACAAGCGAAACAGGGCGCGCCCGCCCAGGGCCTgccctcggcgcgcgcgcggcgcacgaaatag